One genomic window of Coffea eugenioides isolate CCC68of chromosome 1, Ceug_1.0, whole genome shotgun sequence includes the following:
- the LOC113772789 gene encoding aluminum-activated malate transporter 2-like, with the protein MEMGSGNNEKAGILTRGWRWVKDLPKNSFAKGVEIARQTKKIGQDDPRRVIHSLKLGLALTLVSLFYYFQPLYKNFGVSAMWAVMTVVVVFEFSVGATIGKGLNRGLATFIAGALGVGAHYLASMTGKVGEPIFIGLFVFLQAAVTTFIRFFPKVKARYDYGLVIFILTFSLVSISGFRTDEILDLAHKRLSTIFVGASTCVIVSIFVCPVWAGEDLHNLVADHLEKLGNFLEGFGEEYFAGSVEAEFKDNKSFLVGYKSVLNSKTTEENQANLARWEPGHGKFMYLHPWEQYLKIGALTRKCACRIEALNSYLNSEIKAPEEVFQKVQEICTIMSKESGQALKELSLAIRTMTKPSSPNRHIVNSTTAAQNLESLLKSGSWEGINLRQLISVAAVASLLIDIVISVEDIAESVTELATLAKFQSPELNVPESKIPSNAGISTKQLQVQDCPRVIISINLTPATHEVHQSQFQDSNQEAKQNVQV; encoded by the exons ATGGAAATGGGGTCTGGAAACAACGAGAAAGCCGGCATTTTGACGAGGGGATGGCGGTGGGTGAAGGATTTACCTAAGAATTCATTTGCAAAAGGTGTAGAAATTGCTAGACAAACAAAGAAGATTGGCCAAGATGACCCTAGAAGAGTGATCCATTCCCTTAAACTAGGACTAGCACTCACATTAGTTTCATTGTTCTACTACTTTCAGCCACTTTacaaaaattttggtgtctccGCAATGTGGGCTGTGATGACCGTAGTGGTTGTTTTTGAATTCTCTGTAG GTGCAACAATCGGCAAAGGATTAAATAGAGGACTAGCAACGTTTATAGCTGGTGCTTTAGGTGTTGGAGCACATTACTTGGCCAGCATGACAGGGAAAGTAGGCGAGCCGATATTCATTGGGCTATTTGTGTTCCTCCAAG CTGCTGTAACTACATTTATTCGATTCTTTCCCAAAGTGAAGGCCAGATATGACTACGGATTGGTGATTTTCATCTTGACATTCAGTCTTGTGTCCATATCCGGCTTTCGAACTgatgaaatacttgatttgGCGCATAAAAGATTATCTACCATATTTGTTGGTGCGTCCACCTGTGTGATTGTTTCGATTTTCGTTTGTCCTGTATGGGCCGGTGAAGATCTTCACAATCTCGTAGCTGATCATCTTGAGAAACTTGGAAATTTCTTAGAAG GCTTTGGAGAAGAATACTTTGCAGGATCAGTGGAGGCAGAGTTTAAGGATAACAAGTCTTTTCTGGTTGGCTATAAAAGTGTTCTTAATTCCAAAACCACTGAAGAAAACCAA GCTAATTTGGCAAGATGGGAACCCGGTCATGGAAAGTTCATGTATCTCCATCCCTGGGAGCAGTACCTGAAAATTGGAGCTCTGACTCGAAAATGTGCCTGCAGAATTGAAGCTCTTAACAGCTACCTGAATTCTGAGATCAAA GCACCAGAAGAGGTCTTTCAGAAAGTCCAGGAGATATGTACAATAATGAGCAAAGAATCAGGTCAAGCACTCAAAGAATTGTCATTGGCAATCAGAACAATGACAAAGCCATCCTCTCCTAATCGTCACATTGTAAACTCGACAACAGCAGCCCAGAACCTCGAATCCTTACTCAAGTCAGGCTCATGGGAAGGCATTAACCTTCGACAGCTAATATCAGTAGCAGCAGTTGCATCTCTGTTAATTGATATAGTCATCTCTGTGGAGGATATTGCTGAGTCTGTTACTGAGCTTGCAACACTTGCAAAATTCCAGAGTCCAGAACTGAATGTCCCAGAAAGCAAAATACCATCAAATGCAGGCATCAGTACTAAACAGCTTCAAGTCCAAGATTGTCCTCGTGTCATTATTTCCATTAATCTAACTCCAGCCACTCATGAAGTCCACCAATCCCAGTTTCAAGATTCGAATCAAGAAGCCAAGCAAAATGTCCAAGTGTAA